The Streptomyces sp. NBC_00224 genome has a window encoding:
- the gcl gene encoding glyoxylate carboligase, whose product MPRMTAARAAVEILKREGVTNAFGVPGAAINPFYAALKAGGGVKHTLARHVEGASHMAEGYTRANAGNIGVCIGTSGPAGTDMITGLYSAIADSIPILCITGQAPVAKLHKEDFQAVDIASIAKPVTKAATTVLEAAQVPGVFQQAFHLMRSGRPGPVLIDLPIDVQLTEIDFDPDTYEPLPVYKPSATRAQVEKAIGFLLESERPLIVAGGGVINADASELLVEFAELTGVPVIPTLMGWGILADDHELNAGMVGLQTSHRYGNANFLESDFVLGIGNRWANRHTGELDVYTKGRKFVHVDIEPTQIGRIFAPDYGIASDAKAALTLFVEVAKELKAAGRLPDRSAWAASTQERKAQLQRRTHFDNVPLKPQRVYQEMNRAFGPETRYVTTIGLSQIAGAQMLHVYKPRHWINCGQAGPLGWTIPAALGVATADPETPVVALSGDYDFQFMLEELAVGAQHNIPYVHVLVNNSYLGLIRQAQRGLDINFQVNLEFENINSPELGVYGVDHVKVVEGLGCRAIRVTEPDQLLPAFEEAKKLAAEYRVPVVVEAILERITNISMGVKIDAINEFEELATEPGHAPTAIRPLQTS is encoded by the coding sequence ATGCCTCGTATGACCGCTGCCCGAGCGGCAGTTGAGATCCTCAAGCGCGAAGGCGTCACCAACGCGTTCGGCGTGCCGGGCGCGGCGATCAACCCCTTCTACGCGGCCCTCAAGGCCGGTGGCGGCGTCAAGCACACGCTGGCCCGCCACGTCGAGGGCGCGTCCCACATGGCCGAGGGGTACACCCGGGCCAACGCCGGGAACATCGGCGTCTGCATCGGTACGTCCGGCCCCGCCGGCACCGACATGATCACCGGCCTGTACTCCGCGATCGCCGACTCGATCCCGATCCTCTGCATCACGGGCCAGGCGCCGGTCGCCAAGCTCCACAAGGAGGACTTCCAGGCGGTCGACATCGCCTCGATCGCCAAGCCGGTGACGAAGGCGGCGACCACGGTCCTGGAGGCCGCGCAGGTCCCCGGCGTCTTCCAGCAGGCGTTCCACCTGATGCGCTCCGGCCGCCCCGGCCCGGTCCTCATCGACCTGCCGATCGACGTCCAGCTCACCGAGATCGACTTCGACCCGGACACGTACGAGCCGCTGCCGGTCTACAAGCCGTCGGCGACCCGCGCGCAGGTCGAGAAGGCGATCGGGTTCCTCCTGGAGTCCGAGCGCCCGCTGATCGTCGCGGGCGGCGGCGTCATCAACGCCGACGCGTCCGAACTGCTCGTGGAATTCGCCGAGTTGACGGGCGTTCCGGTCATCCCGACCCTGATGGGCTGGGGCATCCTCGCCGACGACCACGAGCTGAACGCCGGCATGGTCGGCCTCCAGACCTCGCACCGCTACGGCAACGCGAACTTCCTGGAGTCCGACTTCGTCCTCGGCATCGGCAACCGCTGGGCCAACCGCCACACCGGTGAGCTGGACGTCTACACCAAGGGCCGCAAGTTCGTCCACGTCGACATCGAGCCGACCCAGATCGGCAGGATCTTCGCGCCGGACTACGGCATCGCCTCCGACGCCAAGGCCGCGCTCACGCTCTTCGTCGAGGTGGCGAAGGAGCTGAAGGCCGCGGGCAGGCTGCCCGACCGCAGCGCGTGGGCGGCCTCGACCCAGGAGCGCAAGGCGCAGCTCCAGCGCCGTACGCACTTCGACAACGTCCCGCTGAAGCCGCAGCGCGTCTACCAGGAGATGAACCGCGCCTTCGGCCCGGAGACGCGGTACGTCACCACCATCGGCCTCTCCCAGATCGCGGGCGCGCAGATGCTGCACGTCTACAAGCCGCGCCACTGGATCAACTGCGGCCAGGCGGGCCCACTCGGCTGGACCATCCCGGCCGCGCTCGGCGTCGCCACGGCGGACCCGGAGACCCCGGTCGTCGCGCTCTCCGGCGACTACGACTTCCAGTTCATGCTGGAGGAGCTGGCCGTCGGCGCGCAGCACAACATCCCGTACGTCCACGTCCTCGTGAACAACTCCTACCTGGGCCTGATCCGCCAGGCCCAGCGCGGCCTGGACATCAACTTCCAGGTCAACCTGGAGTTCGAGAACATCAACTCCCCGGAGCTGGGCGTCTACGGCGTCGACCACGTCAAGGTCGTCGAGGGCCTCGGCTGCAGGGCGATCCGGGTGACCGAGCCGGACCAGCTGCTGCCGGCCTTCGAGGAGGCCAAGAAGCTGGCCGCCGAGTACCGCGTCCCGGTCGTCGTCGAGGCGATCCTGGAGCGGATCACCAACATCTCGATGGGCGTCAAGATCGACGCGATCAACGAGTTCGAGGAGCTGGCGACGGAGCCGGGGCACGCGCCGACGGCGATCCGCCCGCTGCAGACGTCGTAG